Within Chloroflexota bacterium, the genomic segment TTTAACATCGTCAATCATCAGTACCTCGCGATAGGTAAATCGGTAAACAATTAAACCGGTAGACAGGTAGACACGACTTGTTTACCTGTTTACGTGTCTACTTTTTTCCTACTTGGTAATCAACGTCCCAATCGGTTCGCCCATCACCGCGCGTTCGACGGAACGCGGTTGGAAGAAATCGAACACGATGATCGGCAAATCGTTATCCATACACAGCGACAGCGCCGTGTTGTCTATGACCTGGATTTGTTCCATCATGATCGCCTGGTTGTACGAAATGCTGGCGAACTTTATCGCGTCGGGGTACTTGAGCGGGTCTTTGTCGTACACGCCGTCCACCTTGGTCACTTTCATCAAGACATCGGCGTCAATCTCTTTCGCGCGCAATGCGCCGGCGGTGTCGGTTGTGAAAAACGGATTGCCGGTGCCCGCGCCGAAGATGACGACGCGACCCTTTTCGAGGTGGCGGATCGCGCGGCGACGGATGTACGGTTCGGCAATCGCGCGCATTTCAATCGCGGACTGGACGCGGGTGTAGATGCCGCGCTTTTCGAGCGCGTCTTGCAACGCGAGCGCGTTCAACATCGTCCCCAGCATTCCCATGTAATCCGCCGTCGCGCGATCAATGCTACGCGCGTAGGGATCATTGCCGCGCCAGAAATTGCCGCCGCCGATCACAATCGCGATTTCGACGCCGTGCGCTTTGACCGCTTGCACTTCTTCCGCGAGATACGCGACACTTTGCGGATCAATGCCGGTTTGTCCTTTGCCCGACAGCGATTCTCCGCCCAGTTTGAGCAAGATGCGTTTGTATTTTGGTTCTGGCATTTCCCCTCAACACAAAGGGGAAATCAGTGGAAAGAAGGGGAAATTCGCGGAGCGTCCCT encodes:
- a CDS encoding UMP kinase; this translates as MPEPKYKRILLKLGGESLSGKGQTGIDPQSVAYLAEEVQAVKAHGVEIAIVIGGGNFWRGNDPYARSIDRATADYMGMLGTMLNALALQDALEKRGIYTRVQSAIEMRAIAEPYIRRRAIRHLEKGRVVIFGAGTGNPFFTTDTAGALRAKEIDADVLMKVTKVDGVYDKDPLKYPDAIKFASISYNQAIMMEQIQVIDNTALSLCMDNDLPIIVFDFFQPRSVERAVMGEPIGTLITK